A genomic stretch from Pontivivens ytuae includes:
- a CDS encoding Smr/MutS family protein yields the protein MARRRRTLSEEEKALWSKVAESAVPLHEQSAAPEPDHEQRPVELAPTSPASRGMILRPQGRPAPPTRFDPAPAPGAEPVNMDRRAFERMTRGRLTPQARLDLHGMTTADAHLRLRGFILRAHSEGLRLVLVITGKGRRGAEDAIIPERHGVLRHQVPHWLRLPPLGPLVLQIAPAHRRHGGEGAYYVYLRRSR from the coding sequence GTGGCGCGCCGCAGGCGGACGCTGAGCGAGGAGGAAAAGGCGCTGTGGTCCAAGGTGGCCGAGAGCGCCGTTCCCTTGCATGAACAGTCCGCCGCGCCCGAGCCAGACCACGAGCAGCGACCGGTCGAGCTTGCCCCCACCTCACCCGCCTCCCGCGGCATGATCCTGCGGCCGCAGGGCCGCCCGGCGCCGCCCACGCGCTTCGACCCGGCGCCGGCACCCGGTGCGGAGCCCGTCAACATGGACCGTCGTGCCTTCGAGCGGATGACGCGCGGGCGGCTCACCCCGCAGGCTCGCCTCGACCTGCATGGGATGACCACTGCGGATGCGCATCTGCGCCTGCGTGGCTTCATCCTGCGCGCGCATTCCGAGGGCTTGCGCCTCGTCCTTGTGATCACCGGAAAGGGCCGAAGAGGGGCCGAGGACGCGATCATACCGGAGCGTCACGGCGTGCTCCGCCACCAGGTGCCGCACTGGCTGCGCCTGCCGCCACTCGGTCCACTCGTGCTGCAGATCGCACCGGCGCATCGCAGGCACGGGGGTGAAGGGGCCTATTACGTCTACCTTCGGCGCAGCCGCTAG
- a CDS encoding murein transglycosylase A has translation MLHRRVVLAAVAALSLALPALGQTSMQPLSYDALDGWAQDDHAAALRTFSRSCASTATGDRISAEEWAALCRAAESATDARAFFEAAFTPVLVTDGNDPLFTGYYEPELPASRFRTERFRFPLYKRPPEIEGRNSPWLTREEIERGGLSGRGLELAWLEDPVEAFFLHVQGSGRLSLADGSTMRVGYAGRNGHPYRSVGRYMGEAGLLPSHNLSAAAIQTWVRENGQRGLDVLNVNPSYIFFHEVEGLSPDDGPVGAMSLPVTARRSIAVDRDAVPLGLPVWVETETANGPFKRLMVAQDVGAAVKGAQRADIFFGSGEAAFAVASRQRAGGRMVVLMPRAALAGR, from the coding sequence ATGCTGCACCGCCGTGTCGTTCTCGCGGCGGTCGCCGCGCTCTCTCTTGCTTTGCCTGCGCTCGGCCAGACCTCCATGCAGCCGCTAAGCTACGATGCGCTCGACGGTTGGGCGCAGGATGATCATGCGGCGGCGCTGCGCACCTTCTCTCGCAGCTGTGCGAGCACTGCGACGGGCGATCGGATCAGTGCCGAGGAATGGGCCGCGCTCTGTCGCGCGGCCGAAAGTGCGACGGATGCCCGCGCGTTCTTTGAGGCGGCGTTCACGCCTGTCCTGGTGACAGATGGTAACGATCCGCTCTTCACCGGATATTACGAGCCCGAACTGCCCGCCAGCCGCTTCCGCACCGAGCGCTTCCGCTTCCCGCTCTACAAGCGCCCGCCGGAGATCGAGGGGCGGAACAGCCCTTGGCTAACGCGGGAGGAGATCGAGCGCGGCGGCCTCTCCGGTCGTGGGTTGGAGCTCGCCTGGCTCGAGGATCCGGTGGAGGCGTTCTTCCTCCACGTTCAGGGCTCCGGCCGCCTGTCGCTCGCGGATGGCTCTACGATGCGCGTCGGTTATGCCGGGCGGAACGGCCACCCCTATCGCTCTGTCGGGCGGTACATGGGGGAGGCGGGGCTGCTGCCCAGCCACAACCTCTCCGCCGCCGCGATCCAGACCTGGGTGCGGGAGAATGGGCAGCGTGGCCTCGACGTGCTGAATGTGAACCCCTCCTACATCTTCTTTCACGAGGTCGAGGGGCTGTCCCCCGATGACGGCCCGGTCGGTGCGATGAGCCTGCCGGTCACTGCCCGCCGCTCCATCGCCGTCGACCGCGACGCGGTCCCGCTCGGCCTACCGGTCTGGGTGGAAACGGAGACGGCGAACGGTCCCTTTAAGCGTCTTATGGTGGCGCAGGACGTCGGCGCCGCGGTCAAAGGCGCCCAGCGCGCCGACATCTTCTTCGGCTCCGGCGAGGCGGCCTTTGCCGTGGCGAGCCGTCAGCGGGCGGGCGGCCGCATGGTCGTCCTGATGCCGCGCGCGGCGCTTGCCGGGCGCTGA
- a CDS encoding RidA family protein: MTDALRPQTIHPPFARYVHGVAVPAGHRLIATSGQLGIRADGTIPEGVEAQTELCFVAIDAILAEGGMGREDVVRVNAFVTGREHLPGYMAARDTWLEKVDPPPASTLMIVSGFARSEFVVEVEVLAAAP, from the coding sequence ATGACGGACGCGCTTCGACCACAGACCATCCATCCGCCCTTCGCGCGCTACGTGCACGGGGTCGCGGTTCCGGCCGGGCACCGGCTGATCGCGACGTCGGGCCAGCTCGGCATCCGCGCGGACGGAACGATCCCGGAGGGGGTGGAGGCGCAGACGGAGCTGTGCTTCGTCGCCATCGACGCGATCCTGGCGGAGGGCGGGATGGGCCGTGAGGATGTGGTGCGGGTCAACGCCTTCGTCACCGGGCGCGAGCATTTGCCGGGCTACATGGCAGCCCGCGACACGTGGCTGGAAAAAGTCGATCCGCCGCCCGCCTCGACCCTGATGATCGTCAGCGGCTTCGCCCGGTCTGAGTTCGTCGTGGAGGTCGAGGTTCTGGCCGCCGCACCCTAG
- a CDS encoding ABC transporter substrate-binding protein: MKRKIQILAAGALAATGTAALAQEEVTFGTNWVAQAEHGGFYQSVADGTYAECGLDVTIVPGGPQVNNRALMLAGRMDFHMGGDLLQAFSAVEQGIPVVSVAAIFQKHPQVILAHPGAAESWEDLKDLTLLIGDNGFQSYYQWMIAAHGFTPEQRQPYTFNPAPFLADTGIGMQGYLSSEPYLVEQEGGFVPEVFLIADAGYSTYATTIETMADTIAERPEIVTCFVEGSILGWYNYLYGDNAAANALIMEANPEMTQDKINYAIEKMLENGIVISGDAEEVGIGVITDEQVGGFYEAMVEAGVVSDGLDWQSAYTTDFVGNGLGMDLVPE; this comes from the coding sequence ATGAAACGGAAAATCCAGATCCTCGCCGCAGGGGCACTCGCCGCCACCGGAACCGCGGCACTCGCGCAGGAGGAAGTGACCTTCGGCACCAATTGGGTCGCACAGGCGGAGCATGGTGGCTTCTATCAGTCCGTCGCGGACGGCACCTACGCGGAGTGCGGTCTCGACGTCACCATCGTGCCGGGCGGTCCGCAGGTGAACAACCGCGCGCTGATGCTCGCGGGGCGGATGGATTTCCATATGGGCGGCGACCTGCTCCAAGCGTTCTCCGCCGTAGAGCAGGGCATTCCGGTCGTGTCCGTCGCCGCGATCTTCCAGAAGCACCCGCAGGTGATCCTCGCCCACCCGGGTGCAGCGGAGAGCTGGGAGGATCTGAAGGACCTGACGCTGCTGATCGGCGACAACGGCTTTCAGTCCTATTACCAGTGGATGATCGCGGCCCACGGCTTCACGCCCGAGCAGCGCCAGCCCTACACCTTCAACCCCGCGCCGTTCCTCGCCGATACCGGCATCGGCATGCAGGGCTATCTCAGCTCCGAACCCTACCTGGTGGAGCAGGAGGGCGGCTTCGTGCCGGAGGTCTTTCTGATCGCGGACGCGGGCTACTCGACCTACGCCACGACGATCGAGACCATGGCCGACACGATCGCGGAGCGGCCGGAGATCGTGACCTGCTTCGTCGAGGGCTCGATCCTCGGCTGGTACAACTATCTCTATGGCGACAACGCCGCCGCCAACGCGCTCATCATGGAAGCCAATCCGGAGATGACGCAGGACAAGATCAACTACGCGATCGAGAAGATGCTGGAGAACGGCATCGTCATCTCCGGCGATGCGGAGGAGGTCGGAATCGGCGTCATCACCGATGAGCAGGTCGGCGGCTTCTACGAGGCGATGGTCGAGGCGGGTGTCGTCTCCGACGGGCTCGACTGGCAATCGGCCTACACCACCGATTTCGTCGGCAACGGCCTCGGCATGGATCTGGTACCCGAGTAA